Proteins encoded within one genomic window of Panicum virgatum strain AP13 chromosome 1N, P.virgatum_v5, whole genome shotgun sequence:
- the LOC120655332 gene encoding U1 small nuclear ribonucleoprotein C-1-like, producing MPRYYCDYCDTYLTHDSPSVRKQHNAGYKHKANVRTYYQQFEEQQTQSLIDQRIKEHLGQAAAFQVGAPFNQHLLSFPGAMARPRLPILPTPGMPHGFPQAPGAPLMPGVRPPIFPAPGVPGYPGGPPTMQQPGAPPTMPQPGAPPGSGPQPGAPPGSVPMQIAPLPRPPTLPPPTSGVP from the exons GTATTACTGCGACTACTGCGACACCTACCTCACCCATGACTCG CCATCTGTCCGTAAGCAACACAATGCTGGATACAAACACAag GCGAATGTTCGAACGTACTATCAGCAATTTGAGGAGCAGCAAACTCAAAGTTTAATTGATCAAAGAATCAAGGAACATCTCGGACAAGCTGCAGCTTTTCAAGTAGGTGCCCCTTTCAATCAGCATCTGCTCTCGTTCCCAGGAGCCATGGCCCGCCCGCGCCTTCCGATTCTGCCAACCCCTGGCATGCCTCATGGCTTCCCTCAAGCACCTGGTGCACCATTGATGCCAGGAGTGAGGCCCCCAATTTTTCCAGCTCCTGGTGTTCCTG GTTATCCTGGTGGCCCACCTACCATGCAGCAACCAGGTGCCCCACCAACCATGCCACAACCAGGTGCCCCTCCTGGCTCTGGACCACAACCAGGTGCCCCACCTGGTTCGGTTCCGATGCAGATAGCTCCCCTCCCAAGGCCTCCAACACTACCACCTCCAACATCTGGGGTCCCATGA
- the LOC120655331 gene encoding N-(5'-phosphoribosyl)anthranilate isomerase 1, chloroplastic-like isoform X2 — protein MASPISARRYQQFPLVHNNGLPRFSRVKMACLGIKQTRYHSETNLSSSASHGDASKLHPVVKMCGITSARDAEMAVEAGAKLIGMILWPNSKRSVSLSEAKEISRVAQSYGAESVGVFVDDDEDTILRVSDSCDLNFIQLHGDESRALVHTLSKNNHIVHVLNADEDGKLINSPPVLEYALDWFLVDSAKGGSGKGFNWQRFQMPTVKSKNGWLLAGGLHADNVCRAFSALKPNGVDVSSGICAPDGIRKDPNRISSFISNVKSLSCRS, from the exons ATGGCGTCGCCAATCTCTGCAAGACGCTATCAGCAATTTCCTTTAGTACATAACAATG GACTTCCAAGATTTTCTCGAGTAAAGATGGCATGCTTGGGAATAAAACAAACTAGATATCATTCTGAAACCAACTTATCTTCATCAGCAAGTCATGGAGATGCCAGCAAGCTCCATCCTGTAGTCAAAATGTGTGGCATCACATCAGCTAGAGATGCAGAAATGGCTGTAGAGGCCGGAGCTAAACTTATAGGCATGATACTGTGGCCTAACTCTAAACGCTCCGTTTCTTTATCTGAGGCAAAAGAAATATCAAGAGTTGCACAATCTTATGGTGCTGAATCAGTTGGTGTCTTtgtggatgatgatgaagatacTATCTTACGAGTGTCGGATTCATGTGACCTTAACTTTATCCAG CTCCATGGAGATGAATCTCGTGCATTGGTTCATACTCTTTCCAAGAATAACCACATTGTTCATGTGCTAAATGCTGATGAAGATGGAAAACTAATCAACTCTCCTCCTGTTTTGGAATATGCACTTGATTGGTTCTTAGTGGACAGTGCAAAAGGCGGAAG TGGAAAGGGATTCAACTGGCAGAGGTTCCAGATGCCGACAGTCAAAAGCAAGAATGGATGGCTATTAGCTGGAGGACTTCATGCAGATAATGTTTGTCGAGCCTTTTCTGCTCTGAAACCAAATGGAGTTGACGTTAGCAGTGGCATATGTGCTCCTGACGGTATCCGTAAAGACCCCAACAGGATTTCTTCCTTCATAAGTAATGTGAAATCCCTGAGTTGCAGATCATAA
- the LOC120655331 gene encoding N-(5'-phosphoribosyl)anthranilate isomerase 1, chloroplastic-like isoform X1 → MYRRSGHLKLLIFLSVMASPISARRYQQFPLVHNNGLPRFSRVKMACLGIKQTRYHSETNLSSSASHGDASKLHPVVKMCGITSARDAEMAVEAGAKLIGMILWPNSKRSVSLSEAKEISRVAQSYGAESVGVFVDDDEDTILRVSDSCDLNFIQLHGDESRALVHTLSKNNHIVHVLNADEDGKLINSPPVLEYALDWFLVDSAKGGSGKGFNWQRFQMPTVKSKNGWLLAGGLHADNVCRAFSALKPNGVDVSSGICAPDGIRKDPNRISSFISNVKSLSCRS, encoded by the exons ATGTATCGGAGGAGCGGGCATCTAAAACTCTTAATTTTCCTATCT GTAATGGCGTCGCCAATCTCTGCAAGACGCTATCAGCAATTTCCTTTAGTACATAACAATG GACTTCCAAGATTTTCTCGAGTAAAGATGGCATGCTTGGGAATAAAACAAACTAGATATCATTCTGAAACCAACTTATCTTCATCAGCAAGTCATGGAGATGCCAGCAAGCTCCATCCTGTAGTCAAAATGTGTGGCATCACATCAGCTAGAGATGCAGAAATGGCTGTAGAGGCCGGAGCTAAACTTATAGGCATGATACTGTGGCCTAACTCTAAACGCTCCGTTTCTTTATCTGAGGCAAAAGAAATATCAAGAGTTGCACAATCTTATGGTGCTGAATCAGTTGGTGTCTTtgtggatgatgatgaagatacTATCTTACGAGTGTCGGATTCATGTGACCTTAACTTTATCCAG CTCCATGGAGATGAATCTCGTGCATTGGTTCATACTCTTTCCAAGAATAACCACATTGTTCATGTGCTAAATGCTGATGAAGATGGAAAACTAATCAACTCTCCTCCTGTTTTGGAATATGCACTTGATTGGTTCTTAGTGGACAGTGCAAAAGGCGGAAG TGGAAAGGGATTCAACTGGCAGAGGTTCCAGATGCCGACAGTCAAAAGCAAGAATGGATGGCTATTAGCTGGAGGACTTCATGCAGATAATGTTTGTCGAGCCTTTTCTGCTCTGAAACCAAATGGAGTTGACGTTAGCAGTGGCATATGTGCTCCTGACGGTATCCGTAAAGACCCCAACAGGATTTCTTCCTTCATAAGTAATGTGAAATCCCTGAGTTGCAGATCATAA